Proteins encoded by one window of bacterium:
- a CDS encoding gamma-glutamyl-gamma-aminobutyrate hydrolase family protein (Members of this family of hydrolases with an active site Cys residue belong to MEROPS family C26.), producing MHPESRLPLILITAKQGSVPHRYVDAVRLAGGDPSVVGPGDPLPRAFDGLLLSGGEDVHPRHYGQEIAAPVAETVKIDEARDLMELDLAHAALRADLPVLCICRGAQVMNVAAGGTLWQDLSLAGIPSSTHYQSGGDYWETSHEVIVEPGNRLAAILGAGPLPVNSYHHQAVAEAAPGFAITSRALDGTIESLESQRHRWVMVIQWHPERLVRHHPVHLKLFTHLVEEARRS from the coding sequence ATGCACCCTGAGAGCAGGTTACCCCTTATACTGATAACGGCGAAGCAGGGGAGCGTGCCCCATCGGTACGTGGACGCGGTCCGTCTCGCCGGCGGGGATCCCAGCGTGGTCGGCCCCGGCGATCCGCTTCCCCGGGCGTTCGACGGGCTTCTGCTCTCCGGCGGCGAGGATGTGCATCCGAGGCACTACGGACAGGAGATCGCCGCTCCTGTGGCGGAGACGGTGAAGATCGATGAGGCGCGCGATCTGATGGAGCTGGACCTGGCGCACGCCGCGCTTCGGGCCGATCTGCCGGTGCTCTGCATCTGCCGGGGCGCACAGGTTATGAACGTGGCAGCCGGTGGCACGCTGTGGCAGGATCTCTCCCTGGCAGGGATTCCTTCCTCAACGCACTACCAGAGCGGCGGGGATTACTGGGAGACATCTCACGAGGTTATCGTGGAGCCTGGGAACCGTCTGGCCGCGATCCTGGGCGCGGGTCCCCTGCCCGTGAACTCCTATCACCACCAGGCGGTCGCGGAAGCCGCGCCCGGGTTCGCGATCACCTCCCGCGCCCTCGACGGCACGATAGAGAGCTTGGAGAGTCAAAGGCACCGGTGGGTGATGGTCATCCAGTGGCATCCTGAGCGTCTTGTGCGACACCACCCGGTTCACCTGAAGCTCTTCACGCATCTGGTGGAGGAGGCCCGTCGCTCATGA
- the glmS gene encoding glutamine--fructose-6-phosphate transaminase (isomerizing): MCGIMGYVGPHPALPILLDGLRRLEYRGYDSAGVALLDGGRIAVRKAAGKLGVLEAALEADPPAGRVGIGHTRWATHGIPSHANAHPHGDCTGRHVVIHNGIIENYLPLKERLEAEGHRFRSDTDTEVLAHLIESAHAHLAADRPDRLEAAVREALHQARGAYAVVVLSADHPDHIVAVRMVSPLIIGVGDGEMLLASDIPALLPYTRDVVVIGDGELAVIRSDGMAISDLEGRTVARPVQRITWDATMAEKGGFAHFMLKEIYEQPRALHETVMGRLDLDDRVELDGVSFPEGFVERLDKIWIVACGTAFHAGLVGRWTIEHLARVPVEADLASELRYRDPLIEGTTLAVAISQSGETADTLAASREARARGSRVLAVTNVVGSTLAREADDVLFVRAGPEIAVASTKAYTTMLAALQMLVVDLGVRRGTLSPARASALIAGLRHLPVLAQEILSNTTQIEALAQRLAGAEHAFFIGRGLDYAVAMEGSLKLKEISYLHSEALAAGELKHGTLALVTSQTPVFALVTQRAVFEKTVSNIQEVRARGAEVIAVAFDDDQEIGRYADTVLRIPSVDEILAPALAIIPLQLFAYHVAVLRGHDVDQPRNLAKSVTVE, from the coding sequence ATGTGTGGCATCATGGGCTATGTTGGACCGCATCCGGCGTTGCCGATCCTGTTGGACGGGCTGCGGCGGCTGGAGTACCGGGGATACGACTCCGCCGGCGTGGCCCTGCTTGACGGCGGCCGCATCGCAGTGCGCAAGGCCGCCGGCAAGCTCGGCGTGCTCGAGGCGGCGCTGGAGGCCGATCCACCCGCCGGCCGCGTCGGCATCGGCCACACGCGCTGGGCGACCCACGGTATCCCAAGCCATGCCAACGCTCACCCCCACGGCGACTGCACCGGGCGGCACGTTGTTATCCACAACGGCATCATCGAGAACTACCTGCCTCTCAAGGAGCGGCTGGAGGCGGAGGGACACCGGTTCCGGTCGGACACCGATACCGAGGTGCTCGCACACCTGATCGAGTCCGCGCATGCGCATCTGGCGGCCGACCGGCCGGACCGGCTGGAAGCCGCCGTCAGGGAGGCTTTGCACCAGGCGAGGGGGGCCTACGCGGTCGTCGTATTGAGCGCCGACCATCCCGATCACATCGTGGCTGTCCGGATGGTCAGCCCGCTCATCATTGGTGTCGGGGACGGCGAGATGCTGCTGGCCTCTGACATCCCGGCCCTGCTCCCGTACACGCGCGACGTGGTCGTGATCGGAGACGGCGAGCTGGCCGTTATCAGGTCGGATGGTATGGCGATCTCCGACCTGGAGGGACGGACTGTAGCACGCCCGGTTCAGCGCATAACCTGGGACGCGACGATGGCCGAGAAGGGCGGGTTCGCGCACTTCATGCTCAAGGAGATCTACGAGCAACCGCGCGCCCTACACGAGACGGTCATGGGCCGGCTGGACCTTGACGACCGGGTCGAGCTGGATGGGGTGTCGTTTCCCGAGGGCTTCGTCGAGCGCCTGGACAAGATCTGGATCGTTGCCTGCGGCACCGCCTTTCACGCCGGGCTTGTGGGCCGGTGGACGATCGAACACCTGGCCCGGGTGCCGGTTGAGGCGGACCTGGCATCTGAACTGCGCTACCGCGATCCGCTGATCGAGGGAACCACGCTGGCCGTGGCCATCAGCCAGTCCGGGGAGACGGCCGACACGCTGGCGGCGTCGCGCGAGGCGCGCGCCCGCGGCAGCCGCGTGCTGGCGGTAACCAACGTGGTGGGCAGCACCCTGGCACGCGAAGCCGACGACGTGCTTTTCGTCCGCGCCGGGCCGGAAATCGCGGTTGCGTCCACGAAGGCCTACACCACAATGCTGGCGGCGCTGCAGATGCTGGTCGTTGACCTGGGCGTCCGCCGGGGGACGCTCTCGCCCGCGCGGGCGTCGGCGCTGATCGCCGGGCTGCGCCATCTTCCGGTGCTGGCGCAGGAGATCCTTTCCAACACAACCCAGATTGAAGCCCTGGCCCAACGCCTCGCTGGGGCCGAGCACGCGTTCTTCATCGGCAGGGGGCTCGACTACGCGGTGGCCATGGAGGGTTCGCTCAAGCTCAAGGAGATCTCTTACCTGCACAGCGAAGCGCTGGCCGCAGGCGAGCTCAAGCACGGCACGTTGGCGCTGGTCACATCACAGACCCCGGTCTTCGCGCTCGTGACGCAGCGCGCGGTGTTCGAGAAGACGGTCTCGAACATCCAGGAGGTGCGTGCCCGCGGCGCGGAGGTGATCGCCGTCGCCTTCGACGACGACCAGGAGATAGGCCGGTACGCCGACACCGTGCTGCGCATCCCTTCCGTAGATGAGATACTGGCGCCGGCGCTGGCGATCATTCCGCTCCAGTTGTTTGCCTACCACGTGGCCGTGCTGCGCGGCCACGACGTTGACCAGCCAAGGAACCTGGCAAAGAGCGTGACGGTCGAGTAG
- a CDS encoding NAD(P)H-hydrate dehydratase produces MRLPTSEEMAALDRRAAEEFGVPTLLLMEAAGRAVAQAAARLAGRGGERAVVVAGKGNNGGDGLVAARVLQAAGWRILVVLLARDAEVSGDAAVNLQVARRSGVEITNLDSTAMPGLRAVLAGADLIIDGLFGTGFRGPAIGLAAKTIEAINACGRPVLAIDIPSGVNGDTGAVDGHAVRATATVTMGLPKAGLVLVPGAVHAGRIWVADVGHPQRLINDPGILTALVTRGMVDAAIPLRRLDAHKGDAGRVLVVAGSIGHSGAAVLTVLGALRAGAGLVTLGVPGAIYPIVGPAIIEGMPLPLTDCDGALAAEAAGQVMDLAGSADVVACGPGISRLPGPAAVVQRLIAECPLPLVLDADALTILAGLPGELPAGRAARILTPHPGELARLLQCTVDEIQRHRLQAARAAAGRFRAVVVLKGARTVVADPTGAAFVIPTGNPSMAAGGMGDVLCGVIAALVGQGLPAAAAAWAGSYLHGLAGDRAAASRGPVGVMAREVADELPGSLAAVRSGSVTEVVTRLGLAG; encoded by the coding sequence TTGAGACTACCAACGAGCGAAGAGATGGCCGCGCTCGACCGACGGGCGGCCGAGGAGTTCGGTGTGCCGACTCTGCTCCTCATGGAGGCGGCGGGCCGCGCCGTGGCCCAGGCGGCCGCGCGGCTGGCAGGACGCGGCGGCGAGCGGGCCGTCGTGGTCGCGGGGAAAGGCAACAACGGTGGTGACGGGCTGGTCGCCGCCAGAGTCCTGCAGGCGGCCGGGTGGCGGATCCTTGTGGTGCTGCTCGCCCGTGATGCCGAGGTCAGCGGCGACGCCGCGGTGAACCTCCAGGTCGCGCGCCGCTCCGGTGTGGAGATCACCAACCTCGACAGCACCGCGATGCCCGGCCTGCGGGCGGTGCTCGCAGGTGCGGACTTGATTATCGACGGTCTTTTCGGGACCGGGTTTCGCGGCCCGGCGATCGGCCTCGCCGCCAAGACGATCGAGGCTATCAACGCCTGCGGCCGGCCGGTTCTGGCAATAGACATCCCTTCCGGAGTGAACGGTGACACCGGCGCCGTGGACGGCCACGCCGTGCGCGCCACCGCAACCGTGACGATGGGACTCCCCAAGGCAGGGCTCGTTCTTGTCCCGGGCGCCGTCCACGCCGGACGCATCTGGGTGGCCGACGTAGGTCACCCGCAGCGCCTGATCAACGATCCCGGGATCCTAACCGCCCTGGTCACCCGCGGCATGGTGGATGCGGCGATTCCCCTGCGCCGCCTCGACGCGCACAAGGGCGACGCCGGGCGGGTCCTGGTGGTTGCCGGCTCTATCGGGCACAGCGGCGCCGCGGTCCTGACGGTGCTCGGGGCGCTGCGGGCAGGCGCCGGGCTGGTGACGCTGGGCGTGCCCGGCGCGATCTACCCGATTGTGGGCCCGGCGATCATCGAGGGGATGCCGCTGCCGCTTACCGACTGCGACGGCGCGCTGGCAGCCGAGGCCGCCGGCCAGGTCATGGACCTGGCGGGTTCGGCCGATGTCGTGGCGTGCGGGCCGGGCATCTCGCGACTCCCCGGGCCGGCGGCCGTTGTGCAACGCCTGATCGCGGAATGTCCTCTTCCGTTGGTCCTGGATGCCGACGCCCTGACCATCCTGGCGGGTCTCCCCGGGGAGCTGCCCGCCGGCAGGGCCGCGCGCATCCTGACACCGCATCCCGGCGAGCTGGCGCGGTTGCTGCAGTGCACCGTGGACGAGATCCAGCGACACCGGCTGCAGGCGGCGCGCGCGGCAGCCGGACGGTTCCGGGCAGTGGTTGTCCTGAAGGGGGCCCGCACCGTCGTCGCCGATCCCACCGGGGCCGCGTTCGTGATTCCGACCGGCAATCCGTCCATGGCCGCAGGGGGCATGGGCGATGTGCTCTGCGGGGTAATCGCCGCGCTGGTGGGTCAAGGTCTTCCGGCCGCTGCCGCGGCCTGGGCAGGGTCGTACCTGCATGGCCTGGCCGGGGACCGGGCCGCGGCCTCCCGAGGTCCTGTGGGAGTGATGGCGCGCGAGGTGGCGGACGAACTGCCCGGCTCTCTGGCAGCCGTCCGTTCAGGGTCGGTAACCGAGGTGGTTACCCGGCTGGGATTGGCCGGCTGA
- a CDS encoding nodulation protein NfeD, producing MRRPRPRLTVIVLLAAILAAFVTADASPVKVAPPVAVEGGTEVHRITVDGVIGPATARFILRVVRDADPARVEALVVQMDTPGGLMRSMDEITKSILNARVPVVVYIAPHGARAASAGVFITYAAHVAAMAPATHIGAATPVAVGTGEGKEPDKAMMAKVTNDAVANLRAMARRRGRNAEWAEKAVRQAVSITDEEAVAERVVDLVASDIHDLLRKLDGRTVETDLGPKKLRTAGARIVDHRMDLTERFLSTLSDPNVGFILMNIGILGIMVELYNPGAILPGVVGGIALILGLASFAIVQVNVAGLALIAFAMLLFIADLKVPGHGVLTAGGVIAFIIGAVLLTEHQAPFLQISLRLILTIAALLAAFFLFAVGAGIRAQRAKPRSGQESLVNAIGVARSRLDPEGQVHVQGEMWSAVSVAGPIEDGRRVRVVELDGLRVRVKPEPDPPG from the coding sequence ATGAGGCGCCCGCGCCCGCGGTTGACCGTAATTGTCCTGCTCGCTGCGATTCTGGCGGCGTTCGTGACTGCGGACGCCTCGCCCGTGAAGGTCGCGCCGCCCGTAGCGGTTGAGGGCGGCACCGAGGTGCACCGCATCACCGTGGACGGCGTTATCGGACCGGCCACGGCGCGGTTTATCCTGCGCGTCGTGCGCGATGCCGACCCTGCGCGCGTCGAGGCTCTGGTTGTTCAGATGGACACCCCAGGCGGTCTCATGCGCTCCATGGACGAGATCACCAAGTCCATCCTGAACGCCAGGGTGCCGGTGGTCGTCTACATAGCGCCCCACGGCGCGCGGGCGGCTTCAGCGGGGGTGTTCATCACCTACGCGGCGCACGTCGCGGCCATGGCCCCGGCCACCCACATCGGCGCCGCAACCCCGGTGGCCGTCGGGACCGGCGAGGGTAAGGAACCGGACAAGGCCATGATGGCGAAGGTCACCAACGATGCGGTGGCCAACCTGCGCGCCATGGCCCGGCGCCGGGGCCGCAACGCCGAATGGGCAGAGAAGGCGGTACGGCAGGCGGTTTCCATCACCGATGAGGAGGCCGTAGCGGAGCGGGTAGTGGATCTGGTGGCTTCAGACATACACGACCTGCTGCGCAAGCTCGACGGTCGGACCGTCGAGACCGACCTCGGTCCGAAGAAGCTGCGCACCGCAGGGGCGCGGATAGTGGATCACAGGATGGACCTGACCGAGAGGTTCCTGTCCACGCTCAGCGACCCCAACGTGGGATTCATCCTCATGAACATCGGGATTTTGGGCATCATGGTCGAGCTCTACAACCCCGGGGCAATACTGCCCGGGGTGGTCGGAGGCATCGCGCTGATCCTGGGATTGGCCTCGTTCGCCATCGTGCAGGTGAACGTCGCCGGTCTGGCGCTGATCGCGTTCGCCATGCTGCTCTTCATCGCCGACCTCAAGGTGCCGGGGCACGGCGTGCTGACCGCCGGCGGCGTCATCGCCTTCATCATCGGCGCAGTTCTGCTCACCGAGCATCAGGCGCCGTTCCTGCAGATCTCGCTGCGGCTGATTCTGACCATCGCCGCGCTGCTGGCCGCGTTCTTCCTGTTCGCCGTGGGCGCGGGGATCCGCGCGCAGCGGGCCAAGCCGCGCAGCGGCCAGGAGAGCCTGGTCAATGCGATAGGCGTAGCCCGGTCGCGGTTGGATCCCGAGGGCCAGGTACACGTGCAGGGCGAGATGTGGAGCGCAGTGTCCGTCGCGGGTCCCATTGAGGACGGCCGGCGGGTGCGCGTGGTCGAGCTGGACGGCCTGCGCGTGCGCGTCAAGCCCGAGCCCGATCCTCCGGGATAA
- the alr gene encoding alanine racemase, whose product MDELDSALSRARSRTWVTVDLDAVAHNVRAIRSLLPGKTAFMAVVKADAYGHGLVPVAEAALSSGASWVGVMTPGEAAELLAAGVRARILILGPVSSGWLPRFADSECRLTVGTIPALEAVQSLAGKARFRVHIKVDTGMTRMGVTVEELAGLLNRVDSSKVEVEGILTHMACANAPDPAPTQAQLAAFERAVALVRERFPLAIAHAAASAATFAYPEAHLDMVRIGISLYGIAPAPHLTAPELRPVMTLSSRVTRTRRVPEGTPVSYCGNYRTPGTTTIATVGLGYADGYPRLLGNVGQMLVGGRRLPVAGRVCMDYTMLDAGGAPVREGDEVIVFGPGLPVDEVSAAAGTIPHELFCRVSRRVPRVYLRNGRPVAVAGMEAG is encoded by the coding sequence ATGGACGAGCTCGACTCTGCCCTGTCCCGGGCACGGTCGCGAACGTGGGTCACGGTGGACCTGGACGCCGTGGCGCACAACGTGCGCGCAATCCGCTCTCTGCTCCCGGGGAAGACCGCGTTCATGGCGGTGGTCAAGGCGGACGCATACGGCCACGGGCTCGTCCCGGTCGCCGAGGCCGCGCTCTCATCCGGTGCGTCCTGGGTGGGTGTGATGACTCCCGGCGAAGCGGCCGAGCTGCTCGCCGCCGGCGTGCGCGCACGCATCCTGATCCTCGGACCGGTCTCATCCGGCTGGCTGCCGCGCTTCGCGGACTCTGAGTGCAGGCTGACGGTGGGCACGATCCCCGCGTTGGAGGCCGTGCAGTCGCTCGCCGGGAAGGCCAGGTTCCGCGTTCACATCAAGGTGGACACCGGCATGACCCGGATGGGCGTCACCGTGGAGGAACTGGCCGGCCTGCTCAACCGCGTGGATTCCTCGAAGGTGGAGGTGGAAGGCATTCTCACGCACATGGCCTGTGCCAATGCGCCCGACCCCGCGCCGACCCAAGCACAGCTCGCCGCCTTTGAGCGGGCGGTTGCGCTCGTCCGGGAGCGGTTCCCTCTGGCGATCGCGCACGCCGCGGCCAGCGCCGCCACCTTCGCCTATCCAGAGGCCCATCTGGACATGGTGCGCATCGGCATCTCCCTCTATGGCATTGCGCCTGCCCCGCACCTGACCGCTCCCGAGCTACGACCCGTCATGACGCTCTCTTCGCGCGTGACCCGCACGCGGCGCGTTCCTGAGGGGACCCCGGTGTCCTACTGCGGTAATTATCGAACCCCTGGTACCACCACGATCGCCACGGTTGGGCTGGGCTACGCCGACGGCTACCCCCGGCTGCTGGGCAACGTAGGTCAAATGCTCGTGGGTGGCCGCCGCCTGCCGGTGGCCGGCCGCGTGTGCATGGACTACACGATGCTGGACGCGGGCGGCGCGCCGGTCCGGGAGGGCGACGAGGTCATCGTTTTCGGCCCGGGGCTGCCGGTGGACGAGGTTTCCGCGGCCGCGGGCACGATCCCCCACGAGCTGTTCTGCCGCGTGAGCCGCCGCGTGCCGCGCGTCTACCTACGCAATGGGCGGCCGGTGGCGGTGGCCGGTATGGAGGCAGGATGA
- the acpS gene encoding holo-ACP synthase, producing MRVLGLGTDMVEVDRIERAVARWGEAFVCRIYTTAEIERARPLLVRGPRLAARFAAKEAVMKALGVGRRGMAWREIEILNDDQGRPLVCLHGGAQRIADQQGVVSVLVTLSHTHDHAVASAVALGN from the coding sequence GTGAGGGTGCTCGGACTCGGGACCGACATGGTCGAGGTGGATCGAATCGAGCGCGCGGTTGCCCGCTGGGGTGAAGCGTTCGTCTGTCGCATCTACACTACGGCGGAGATAGAACGCGCGCGGCCCCTGCTGGTCCGCGGGCCGCGGCTGGCCGCGCGCTTCGCGGCCAAGGAGGCGGTGATGAAGGCCCTCGGCGTCGGCCGGCGGGGGATGGCGTGGCGCGAGATAGAGATCCTAAACGACGATCAAGGACGGCCGCTTGTGTGCCTGCACGGCGGCGCACAGCGTATTGCCGACCAGCAGGGCGTGGTCAGCGTGTTGGTCACGCTCTCCCACACGCACGACCACGCCGTGGCCAGCGCGGTGGCGCTGGGTAACTGA
- the pxpB gene encoding 5-oxoprolinase subunit PxpB, whose translation MSAAWPRVAPAGDRGLLVEFAPELPPDVIARVHCAHRLLGDLPGVVETVPGLRSVLVVYDPSAVSFDEIAGRAEAAARAAQPVPATEGALVEIPVIYGGTAGPDLEAVALACGVRQSEAIELHSGTDYLVYMLGFAPGFPYLGLLAPQLRMPRRPTPRIRVPAGSVAVADAFSGIYPHDTAGGWHLLGRTLLRLFDPSRAQPCLLQPGDRVRFVPVPNGSAAWEATAPDAKSSGVTPISPSGRPVFEVLESGLMTTVQDRGRMGWRRFGVPSSGALDLPALDAVNGVLGNLPGAAALELTFPGPRLRVLSEAEIAVAGADLTALVNRTALDPGEPVRVRPSDLLEFEPPRQGQWLYLGVAGGVEVPPLLGSRSAYARGGPGAPLGRALRAGDVLGLGETCNARRRARRPGDPLTTRNGPVRVVLGPQSGAFTAEAQAAFLGRAYTATAQRDRSGTRLAGSILGHRAGAEIMSDGLLPGAVQVPADGRPLVILADGPTTGGYPKIAWVIEPDLCRLAQAGPGTELRFEAVAVEAAHAVIREHAGVACRTR comes from the coding sequence TTGAGCGCCGCCTGGCCTCGCGTGGCGCCTGCCGGAGACCGCGGGCTCCTTGTGGAGTTTGCCCCTGAGCTCCCGCCGGATGTGATCGCACGGGTCCACTGCGCCCACCGCCTCCTGGGAGATCTGCCCGGCGTGGTGGAGACGGTCCCAGGGCTCCGGTCGGTGCTGGTGGTATACGATCCGTCGGCGGTCTCCTTTGACGAGATCGCCGGGCGCGCCGAAGCCGCTGCCCGGGCGGCGCAGCCGGTGCCTGCCACGGAAGGGGCCCTGGTGGAGATCCCGGTCATCTACGGCGGCACCGCAGGGCCGGACCTGGAGGCGGTTGCGCTGGCCTGCGGGGTCAGGCAGTCCGAGGCCATCGAGCTGCACAGTGGGACGGACTACTTGGTCTACATGCTCGGGTTCGCCCCCGGCTTTCCATATCTGGGGCTCCTGGCGCCGCAACTGCGCATGCCGCGCCGCCCGACACCCCGTATCCGCGTGCCTGCCGGCAGCGTGGCCGTCGCCGACGCGTTCAGCGGCATCTACCCCCATGATACCGCGGGCGGCTGGCACCTCCTGGGTCGTACCCTGCTGCGCCTGTTCGATCCCAGCAGGGCTCAGCCGTGCCTGCTGCAGCCGGGCGACCGGGTGCGGTTCGTGCCGGTTCCCAACGGTTCCGCAGCATGGGAGGCGACCGCACCGGACGCGAAATCCAGCGGCGTGACGCCCATCAGCCCCTCCGGCCGACCGGTCTTCGAGGTGCTGGAGAGCGGGCTGATGACGACCGTGCAGGACCGCGGCAGGATGGGGTGGCGGAGGTTTGGAGTTCCCTCGTCCGGGGCGCTGGATCTCCCGGCGCTGGACGCGGTCAACGGCGTGCTGGGCAACCTGCCGGGAGCCGCGGCTCTTGAGTTGACGTTTCCCGGCCCGAGGCTGCGCGTTCTCTCCGAGGCCGAGATCGCCGTCGCCGGTGCCGACCTCACCGCCCTGGTCAACCGGACCGCGCTTGACCCGGGGGAGCCGGTTCGTGTGCGTCCCAGCGATCTGCTCGAGTTCGAACCGCCGCGGCAGGGCCAGTGGCTCTACCTGGGGGTGGCCGGCGGAGTGGAGGTGCCGCCGCTGTTGGGCAGCCGTTCTGCCTACGCCCGGGGTGGTCCGGGCGCTCCGCTGGGACGCGCGCTCAGGGCAGGAGATGTTCTCGGGCTGGGAGAAACATGCAACGCCCGGCGCAGGGCCCGACGGCCCGGCGATCCCTTGACAACAAGGAATGGTCCGGTCCGGGTGGTTCTCGGTCCCCAGTCCGGTGCCTTCACGGCCGAGGCGCAGGCGGCCTTCCTGGGCCGGGCGTACACGGCCACCGCGCAGCGCGACCGCAGCGGAACGCGGCTGGCAGGTTCGATCCTGGGACACCGGGCCGGCGCCGAGATAATGTCCGATGGTCTTCTTCCCGGCGCCGTCCAGGTTCCGGCAGACGGCCGGCCGCTGGTGATCCTCGCCGACGGCCCGACGACGGGCGGTTATCCGAAGATAGCTTGGGTGATTGAACCCGATCTGTGCCGCCTCGCTCAGGCCGGGCCGGGAACCGAGCTTCGCTTCGAGGCCGTTGCGGTTGAGGCGGCTCACGCCGTGATCAGAGAGCACGCAGGGGTGGCGTGCCGCACGCGATAG
- a CDS encoding D-cysteine desulfhydrase family protein, whose protein sequence is MQLGRLPRIKLTSLPTPLEEAPSLSAYLGGPRILFKRDDITGLAFGGNKARKAEYLMGEAVDRGCDVVITVGAVQSNHARAIAAAARRLGLDAIVVLSGEEPPERQGNLLLDVILGADVRIINTDDNYVLMGVVEDIARDLRRQGRTPYIIPLGGSTPLGAAAFANAGLELLEQLNGRGIRADAIVHASGSGGTQAGLYTAMKVTQSGIRVQGISVGPTREVVTNRVRGLAEELVKLLRLDWRPHPDDIVVTDEYVGERYAVPTPAGLDAIRLVARTEGILLDPVYTGKAMAGLVDMVRRGQFGPDQTIVFWHTGGQPALFAYAGWLAEG, encoded by the coding sequence GTGCAGCTAGGACGCCTGCCACGCATCAAGCTGACCTCACTACCCACGCCACTGGAGGAAGCGCCGTCGCTCTCGGCCTACCTGGGGGGACCGCGCATCCTGTTCAAGCGCGATGACATCACCGGGCTGGCGTTCGGCGGAAACAAGGCCCGAAAGGCCGAGTACCTGATGGGCGAGGCGGTGGACCGCGGCTGCGACGTGGTGATCACCGTGGGCGCGGTGCAGTCGAACCACGCCCGGGCCATCGCGGCCGCAGCACGCCGCCTGGGGCTGGACGCAATCGTCGTGCTGAGCGGCGAGGAGCCGCCGGAGCGGCAGGGCAACCTGCTGCTTGATGTGATCCTCGGGGCGGACGTACGCATCATCAACACCGATGACAACTACGTCCTCATGGGAGTGGTGGAAGACATCGCGCGTGACCTTCGTAGGCAGGGACGCACTCCCTACATCATTCCACTTGGGGGCTCGACCCCGCTGGGCGCGGCGGCGTTTGCCAACGCCGGGCTCGAGCTGCTGGAGCAGCTCAACGGCCGGGGGATCCGCGCCGATGCCATCGTGCACGCCAGCGGCTCGGGCGGTACACAGGCCGGACTCTACACCGCGATGAAGGTCACGCAGTCCGGGATACGCGTGCAGGGCATCAGCGTCGGGCCGACACGAGAGGTCGTAACAAACCGTGTCCGCGGCCTGGCCGAGGAACTGGTCAAGCTCCTGCGCCTCGACTGGAGGCCTCACCCAGACGACATCGTGGTCACGGACGAATACGTGGGCGAGCGGTACGCGGTACCCACACCCGCGGGCCTCGACGCGATCCGCCTGGTGGCCAGGACCGAGGGGATACTGCTGGACCCGGTCTACACGGGCAAGGCCATGGCAGGGCTTGTTGACATGGTCCGGCGCGGGCAGTTCGGGCCGGACCAGACTATTGTGTTCTGGCACACCGGCGGCCAGCCAGCGCTCTTCGCGTACGCCGGGTGGCTCGCCGAGGGATAG
- the pheA gene encoding prephenate dehydratase, whose translation MMRVAFQGERGAYSEAAAIAHFGPLEPLPCRTLAAVFDAVERGTAVRGMVPVENSQAGSINDTYDLLVRHPLHIVGEHNQRIEHCLLALPGETLDSIRTVLSHPQALAQCDAFLARGGWETVATYDTAGSAQLVAVDRRTGVAAIAGRHAAEIYGLEVLAEGIETSPLNYTRFLALSLTPTPPVGRAKTSVVFSTANVPGALYRALGAFAERGINLTKLESRPRRDRPWEYLFYVDIETHRDSPEGRAALDDLARVSAFLRVLGSYPRAEG comes from the coding sequence ATGATGCGCGTGGCGTTCCAAGGGGAGCGCGGCGCCTACAGCGAGGCGGCGGCAATCGCCCATTTCGGACCGCTGGAACCCCTGCCCTGCCGGACGCTCGCCGCGGTTTTCGACGCGGTGGAGCGCGGCACCGCGGTTCGGGGAATGGTGCCTGTCGAGAACTCCCAGGCAGGCAGCATCAACGACACCTACGATCTGCTGGTGCGTCATCCCCTGCACATAGTGGGCGAGCACAACCAGCGTATAGAGCACTGCCTGCTGGCCCTGCCAGGCGAGACGCTGGACTCGATTCGCACCGTGCTCTCGCACCCGCAGGCGCTGGCTCAGTGCGACGCGTTCCTGGCTCGCGGTGGGTGGGAGACCGTGGCCACCTATGACACGGCGGGGAGCGCGCAGCTCGTGGCCGTGGATCGCCGCACCGGTGTGGCCGCGATCGCCGGCCGGCACGCGGCCGAGATCTACGGTCTGGAGGTGCTGGCCGAGGGCATCGAGACCAGCCCCCTCAACTACACTAGGTTCCTGGCGCTCTCTCTCACGCCCACGCCTCCTGTCGGCCGCGCCAAGACATCGGTCGTGTTCTCCACGGCCAATGTGCCCGGCGCGCTCTATCGTGCGCTCGGGGCGTTTGCCGAGCGCGGCATCAACCTGACGAAACTCGAATCGCGTCCGCGGCGTGACCGCCCATGGGAGTACCTATTCTACGTGGACATCGAGACGCACCGTGATTCGCCCGAGGGCCGCGCCGCGCTGGACGACCTGGCCCGCGTGTCCGCGTTCCTCCGCGTGCTGGGATCCTACCCAAGGGCAGAGGGTTGA
- a CDS encoding Trm112 family protein has protein sequence MAIDQEFLQVLACPVDHAAVVRDGDRIVCTACGRRYPIRQIEGAEIPIMLADEAELPG, from the coding sequence ATGGCGATTGACCAGGAGTTCCTGCAGGTACTGGCGTGTCCGGTGGATCACGCTGCTGTAGTGCGCGACGGCGATCGCATCGTCTGCACCGCCTGTGGGCGCCGGTATCCGATCCGGCAGATTGAGGGCGCGGAGATCCCCATCATGCTGGCCGACGAGGCGGAGCTGCCGGGGTGA